CTGAAGAGTCCCTAAATAGTTTCCGCAAAAATAAAAACATTCCACTTGATCTCTACAATAAAGACGGACAAATCCTAATCCATAAAAAAAGGAACCCTACAGAAGCGGATTTTGGTAAACTCCTTAAATTCGAAATGCAAGGGTTATACTTTCTTATTTCAGAATTAAAGAAAACCAAAACCAATGGGAATGATAAGGCATTTTTAGAGCCAGGTCGCACGACTAAATTATTTGATCAGGAAAAAACCGCTCGTTTCGCCAAACAGTCACAGGCTCTGATAGAAGACCTCCGCAAAACTTCTTTCTCGTCTGACCAGGCTGTTTTTGTTCAGAACTCAGTGAACGAACTACTCACCGACTTCACAAGTAATCCCGATTTCGAACTTGGTATCTTTAATATTTTAGAAATTCTAGGTGTGGCCGGTGTTTCTGTAGAATCAGAGCTTATGACCAAACGCACTGTCGTTGCCATGGGGATGAAAGTTCGAACAAGAAAGATTGTCAACGAAGGAAAAGAAGAGTCGAATAAAAAAGACCACCTGAGTCTTATGATGGCTAGTTATTTGGCTGATGTCGGATACTCAAGACTCGACATCAAAAACAATCCAAAACTCACAAAAGAAGAGTATGCTGTTGTCCAACAACACCCTATCATCAGTTATTTGATGACCCTACCCGCACCAGAAATTGATTCTCATGTACGCACACTTATTTTAAACCATCACAGACCTTATCGAGGGAATGGAGTGAACAACAACTTTCCAGATCCAAGATCACTCTTTACAAAACTAATGTCTGTTCGTGATAAATACAATAAAGAAGTGGGTAAGGAAAGGATCACTCAAGATATCGAACTCCAACTCCATTTACAAGAAAACAATGTCACATCCTCTAGTTTCGAAGAAGACATTGCCATACTTTCCCTTGCAAGTGAATATGCATCACTCACTTCCAATCAACCTTGGAGACCTGCATTCAAATCATCCACTGCATTAAAAATGATTTTAAATGATTCGTTTTTTTCTTATAGTAACAAAAACATCAGGCATCTGTTAGACTATGTTGGCAGTTCTCTCACGAACAATGAAAACATCGTCAACTTTGGTGACTTTGTCATTACAGCTTCTGTGGATTCAGAAAGACGTGCCCATTTCGATGTTTGTATTGTTCTCGATGTTGGTCGTTACCAAACACGCCCAAAACTCCAAAGAATTTGTAGCATCAATCCTGTTTTCCAAAAGGGAAACAAATTCAAAATTGCTGACTTCGATTTGCATAGTATCAAAATTGACCGTAGAAAGGCTATTATGGACCTTGCATTACAAGCGGGAACCACCAGAGTGATTTATATCATAGACCCAGAATTAAATCCGGCATTACACGAAGCCATTTACAAAATCAACATGGCATCTTAAGCCATGTTTGGTGCATAAAGATTAATCTTTTGTTCTCTTCCAGGTAGTGTCACAGACTCTTTTTTATCCCAACCGACCGGCGAACCTGTTTCCATCCAAACTGCTTCGGAAATCAAAAATGAAACTCCTAGGTCTTTGCAAGCGGATTCAATTCGAGAGGCTGTGTTGACGGTATCACCAATCACCGTGTATTCCATCCTATCTTCCGAACCTATACTTCCGCAAAACACTTCTCCAGTATGGATCCCAATTCCAATTTTAATTTCTTTTAAACCTTCTGCGACTCGTTCTTGATTCCATTGGTCCAATTCGTTTAACATAGACTTTGCGGCAAGAACTGCATTTTTTGAATCTTCTCCTTCAGTTTCCGAAGCTGAAGGTGTTCCAAAAGTTGCCATCACGGCATCCCCAATGAATTTGTCTAAACTTCCCTTGTATTGAAATATCGCTCGCACCATACGACGACGAAATTCTGTTAAGAAAATAGAAAGTTCTTCTGGATCCATTGGTTCCGAAAATTGAGTAAACCCGCGGATATCACTAAAGAGAACTGTTACCTTCTGTCTTTTACCCTTGGCAATCACTTCAGGTTCCGAAACAATTTCAGCTACTAAATCCGGGGAAAAATAACGTGATAATGTGATTTTTTGAGATTCTGCGGAAGCAAATTTAAGTAACATTCTTAGGCTACGAAAAATAGCATAAGAGATAGCAAAAACTAAAATAAGATAAACTGCAGGTTTTGATACAAGTGCATCGGACAGAATGATTTCATTTCCTAAAACATACTGGTGCCAATCATATCCAATCACGGAATGAGAATCAACTAACGTAAACAAGATGAAACCATAATAACTAATCAGAAAACAAACAAAGGAAAAGTTTACGAGAGAAAATCGATATTGGAACAAACAAAGTGACAATGGAAGTAGATAAAAGACAACTAAGGGAGTTTTAACGAGGAAGTTGGGATTTCCTTGTCCTTTCAAAATATACCAATTAAAAATAGTAATGGAGATGAGAAGGTTATCGATAAACAAACTAATGTAATCATATTTTGTTTTCCAATGTCCTTTACTTTTTTTTAAAATTTGAGAATGGACAAAAGTATTGATAAAGTAAAAGGTGATCGCAACAAAGTTGGTTAAGTAACCAAAAACCGAATCGATATTACTCAAATTGGCTATGGCACTCGCCAAAAGAGCCACTCCAATCACATACCGAAACCGAACGGCAAATAATGCGCCCATTTGTTCTTCTTGGAATAAAAGTTCCGACATATAGCGGGGAAACTGGTCTCGGATACAGTAGACAGATCGAATGGCCTTAACAAGGGAATGGAACATAGGCAGGCATTTGATCATGGAAAGATTTATTGGCAAGGGAATTTTCTTTTTGCCAATTTTGAAACCTTACAGTTTCAATGAATGATGTTCCAAAAAGGGTTTTTGTTACCTATCGGAAAACTAATATCCTTCCTTGCTTTGGATGTTCTCTTCTCCCTTTCTGCAAACCTTTCTTTTTTTTCCCTGTATTCGAACGAAAAAATCCGGCCTACTTTGTTTTTCTTTTATTTAAGTTCTGTTTGGGCCCTCTATTTGGCTGATCATTTATGGGACGCCTTCCGAGAAAAAGAACCTCTCTCGGAACGAGCCGCATTTTATTTACAAAAGCGTTTGGTCATTGTTAGTTTGTTTGGGTTCTCATCGTTAGTTTCCCTAATCACTGGTCTTTCTTTTGAGTTCGTTTTTCTTTGGAACCACCTTCCCGTTTTACTTTCCTTTGTTTTGTTTTTGGTTTTAACTGTGACCAAACGTTCCCCAGTTCCCAAAGAAATTTTGGTAGCAGGATTTTACACATGGGGATTGCTTCTCCCCTTTCCTTTGTTTGGCGGTTTTGACCCAATGGTTTGTATTTTTTTTCTCCATGTTTTTGCCAATGTCCTTCTTACCTACAATACTGACCGCGAATTTGACCAATCACAAGGAACCTTTACCTTAATTCAATTTGGGAAACCAAAAACGATACAAATGGCTGTGCTTTGCCTTTGGGGACTGGGGATTTCATTTCTACTATGCATTGGGATTTTTCAAAACCACTCAGGTGAATTTCTGTTGGGGATGGGGCTAACTTATCTCTGGCTTGGGGTTTGTAGTTTGCAAAGGGAAAAAGGCTACGGATTTAAGTCCCTCTGCGAACTTTCCTACCTACCGATGTTTTTACCCCAGATCTTTTTTTTCTTCTCCCTACTTCCTTAAAAATTAGGGTGGGTTTATGTGGTTACTCATCATCCATGCGCTTGCACTTTTCACTTTTGTCCTCCTCTACGCTTTCCGATTTCGAAAATTAGTGCCAAATCCCGAACAAAATATCCTCCTACAAATCCAAGCGGCCACCAAAGACTGGAAATCCACTCACCACTTGGTTCTACTCATCAGTTTTGCCCTCTTTCTCCTCCTCCCACTGACCTTGGGATTTACCTTTTACCTCAAGACTGATGCAAACGTCGTTGTCGTCATCGTTTGGATCATTTGGGCCTACAATTGGAGTAAATACACGTTCTGGAGAGAATAATTTACTTCCCTTATGACTTCGCTCCCGTTTTCTGGTCTTAGGTAATCCACGATAACGGGGTTAAGGAATGAAAATTGTTGTTCTAGTAAAGCAGGTTCCGGATACGGAAACCAATATCAAGGTCGGTGACAAATCGATCAACGAAGCTGGCGTAAAATGGATCATCTCTCCTTATGATGAATTTGCAATCGAAGAGGGAATCAGAATTCGTGAAAAAAGCGGTGGAGAAGTCATCGCAGTGTCCCTCGGTCCAGACCGTGCAGTAGAGGCACTTCGTACTGCCTACGCTATGGGTGTAGACAGAGCCGTTCATGTAAAAGTGGATGACTATGTAACTTTTGATTCTACATACACTTCCGAACTTCTTGCGAATCTCATTAAAGCAGAAAACGCAGATGTAGTCATCGGTGGTCGTCAATCAATCGACACTGACAGCTCACAAGTTGTTGTTCAAATTGCTGAGAGATTAAATGTTCCTCACGTAGCTATGGCCCTCAAACTTGAGTTTGACGGAAACAAAGTAACTGCAACTCGAGAAATCGAAGGTGGAACTGAAGTTGTAGAAACTACAGCTCCTCTAGCAGTGACTGCTCAAAAAGGTTTGAATGAACCAAGATACCCAAGTTTAAAAGGGATCATGTCTGCGAAGAAAAAACCGGTAGATGTAAAAAAACCGGAAGAACTCGGAGCAACAGGATCTAAACTCGAAGTAGTATCTCTTGAACCACCTCCTCCACGTATCGCTGGTCGAAAACTGGAAGCGGCAGATGCACAAGGTTTTGCATCTCAACTTGTAAAAGCTCTTCGCGAAGAAGCGAAGGTCATCTAAGGAGACGAACATGGCTGATGTTTTAGTAGTTGGTGAATTAAAAAACGGCGAACTTAAAAAAATCTCAAAAGAACTAACTTCTGCAGGTCGCAAAATCGCGGACTCCATTGGTGGTAAAGTTCATACAGTAATCATTACTGACAACGTAGATGCGTTTGCCGGTGATTTGAAAGCGGTTGGTGCTGATACAGTCATCGGTGCAAACCTTGGTGAATTTTCTCCTGAAGGATATGCAAATGGAATTTTTGCAATCATCCAAGAGAAAAAACCAGCAGTAGTTCTAATCCCACACTCTGCACAAGGAAAAGAATACTCTGCAAGAGTAGCGATCAAAGCAAACGCTGGTATTGTTGCTGATGCAGTGGGTCTTTCTGTTGACGGTGGAAAAGTAGTAGCAAAGAAACCGATTTACTCTGGAAAAGCGTATGCAAATTTCAAAGTAACTTCTGACATCCAAATCTTTACAGTACGTGCAAACTCCCAAGAAGTAACTCCAAAAGACGGAGCGGGTGCTGTAGAAAAATCTGGAGCTTCCGCTGGCGAAGTAAGAACTAAGTCACTTTCTAAAGATCTTTCTGGTGGAAACAAAGTGCAACTTGCTGATGCTTCTATCATTGTATCTGGCGGACGCGGAATCAAAGGACCTGAAAACTGGCCTATCATCCAAGACCTCGCAGACACACTCGGTGCAGCACTTGGTGCTTCCCGTGCCACTGTAGATGCAGGATGGATTTCTCACTCTCACCAAGTAGGACAAACAGGTAAAACTGTCTCCCCTAACTGTTACATTGCTTGTGGTATCTCCGGAGCCATCCAACACTTAGCAGGTATGGGATCTTCCAAATACATCGTTGCCATCAACAAAGATGGAGATGCTCCTATTTTCAAAGTAGCAACTTACGGTGTGGTAGCTGACCTATTTGAAGTAGTGCCTGCACTTACTTCTGAGTTCAAAAAAGTATTGGGTTAATTCCCAATACGAACATTCGTCCTTTGAGGAATTTCCTTCCAAAATTTTCGATTGTTGTTCTTTTCTTTGTCCAAACGGGTTACCTTTGGGCAGAGGAAGGAAGAGATCGTCTGAATGCCGTCATCGGCAAAATGTATTCTCTCGAAAGTTTTCGAGCCTCAGTCACCATCAACGGTGGACTCACTGGAGTCGTTTCTTTCAAAAGTCCCAACCAACTCCATGTACGTTTCAGCGATGGTAGAATCATTTCTTCTAATGGAAGGATTCTGTGGTTTTACAATCCTGACTCATCGATTGCCGGCAAACAGGACCTAAAAGGTGTTTCTGGCGGACTTGGCGGTCTACTCTCTGGCTATGAAAATGTGTCAGTAAGTGGCAAAACTTTTCGTCTTACTTCTAATACGAAACGATATAATGAAATTATCTTGGTTGTTTCCGATAACGACCTCCCTCGTGTACTCAAAATGAAACGTTCCGACGAAGAAATTACTGAAGTGGCTTTCTCAGGAATCGCTACTAATATTGGTCTCGGAACTGGACTATTCAACTTCCAACCACCCACAAGCTCACAAATTGTTGAGAACCCTCTCAACCAAAAGGAGTAATTTGTGACCCCGGTCTCTCGTACAGAAGCACACCGCGTATTTGCCGATTTGTATCGTAAAACTCGTACGCCGGAACACCAACAACTGATTGATGAGGCCATTTTAAAATCGAACGATGTATTTATCCGGATTGATCTGATCCGAAAAGTGGATGAAGACTACGAATCAAAAAACAAACCAAAAAAAGAAGATGGCCGAGACCGTGGTTTGCCAGAGAGAGAACAATTTCGAAGGGAAAATCCAAAGCCGTATGTGACCTCCGCACCGGATCCAAAACCAAAACGATCGAGTGATCTGGTTACTGTTGATAGTGCCAAACAAAAACAAAACCCGGCAAAAAAAAGAGTCATCGAACCAAGGCAAGGTGGTGGTCTTCTTGCGGGTCTTTTTGGTGGTGGTGCTGGAAGCGTAAATAATTCTATCAGTAAATTTGGTAAAGACACGGGAACCATAGACATTGGCCTTTTCGGTAGAAACCCAACCATTTCCAATAATGTGGAAAAACTTTTTCGTGGAATGAAGGAAGATGTACTCATTCCTACCATCCAAGCTTTACGTGTTTCAGAACAGCAAGGTTGGAGGATTTGGACTCCCCTTGTTTACAATATCATCAATAACTTTAATAAATTTTATAATGCCTTTGCATCATTAGATGCATTGATTTTAGATAAAATTTCTGCTGATATCTTTTTGGAACGTTCCTTAAAGATGCAAATGTTTTATGTACGTTTTCTCCAAAGAAACGATGCAAATGACATCATCCTTTCGAATCTTCCTGACATCGTGAAGATGGATGAAAAACTCACTCCAAAACTGAGTAAAATCATGGAAGGTGTGAATTACGCACTCAATTTAGAAAACACAAAACCCAAGTTATCCGAAGCCATTACCGCATTTTATATTGTGGCAAAGAAAAAAATGTTCACTTGGCCAGAGATTGTTGCAGACTTACGTGTTCCTGCCATCCAAGAACATAAATTCCAAGCAGCGCGGGAAATCCAAAAGGAAGTGGAGATCACTGTCGCAAAACTTTCTGACGATATAAACACCAGATCCTTCAAAAAAGAAGAGCTGCAAAATCTTCGGTCTAGGTATTTCTCTATAGATGACAAAGGAAAGATTAGTTTTGATTTTTTGAATGTTGTTGTAGATGATTTTATGGCTCACCACATGCCAGAGTCAGCAAAAAGCCAAACTGTTAAAAATAGTTATAAATCTCAACCTCATCGACTAGTTTATTTATTACTTCGTGATTTACAAACTGTATACATCAA
The sequence above is a segment of the Leptospira terpstrae serovar Hualin str. LT 11-33 = ATCC 700639 genome. Coding sequences within it:
- a CDS encoding electron transfer flavoprotein subunit alpha/FixB family protein, whose protein sequence is MADVLVVGELKNGELKKISKELTSAGRKIADSIGGKVHTVIITDNVDAFAGDLKAVGADTVIGANLGEFSPEGYANGIFAIIQEKKPAVVLIPHSAQGKEYSARVAIKANAGIVADAVGLSVDGGKVVAKKPIYSGKAYANFKVTSDIQIFTVRANSQEVTPKDGAGAVEKSGASAGEVRTKSLSKDLSGGNKVQLADASIIVSGGRGIKGPENWPIIQDLADTLGAALGASRATVDAGWISHSHQVGQTGKTVSPNCYIACGISGAIQHLAGMGSSKYIVAINKDGDAPIFKVATYGVVADLFEVVPALTSEFKKVLG
- a CDS encoding electron transfer flavoprotein subunit beta/FixA family protein yields the protein MKIVVLVKQVPDTETNIKVGDKSINEAGVKWIISPYDEFAIEEGIRIREKSGGEVIAVSLGPDRAVEALRTAYAMGVDRAVHVKVDDYVTFDSTYTSELLANLIKAENADVVIGGRQSIDTDSSQVVVQIAERLNVPHVAMALKLEFDGNKVTATREIEGGTEVVETTAPLAVTAQKGLNEPRYPSLKGIMSAKKKPVDVKKPEELGATGSKLEVVSLEPPPPRIAGRKLEAADAQGFASQLVKALREEAKVI
- a CDS encoding LolA family protein: MRNFLPKFSIVVLFFVQTGYLWAEEGRDRLNAVIGKMYSLESFRASVTINGGLTGVVSFKSPNQLHVRFSDGRIISSNGRILWFYNPDSSIAGKQDLKGVSGGLGGLLSGYENVSVSGKTFRLTSNTKRYNEIILVVSDNDLPRVLKMKRSDEEITEVAFSGIATNIGLGTGLFNFQPPTSSQIVENPLNQKE
- a CDS encoding HD-GYP domain-containing protein — protein: MSTNDTNIVPREKLAKFELTEESLNSFRKNKNIPLDLYNKDGQILIHKKRNPTEADFGKLLKFEMQGLYFLISELKKTKTNGNDKAFLEPGRTTKLFDQEKTARFAKQSQALIEDLRKTSFSSDQAVFVQNSVNELLTDFTSNPDFELGIFNILEILGVAGVSVESELMTKRTVVAMGMKVRTRKIVNEGKEESNKKDHLSLMMASYLADVGYSRLDIKNNPKLTKEEYAVVQQHPIISYLMTLPAPEIDSHVRTLILNHHRPYRGNGVNNNFPDPRSLFTKLMSVRDKYNKEVGKERITQDIELQLHLQENNVTSSSFEEDIAILSLASEYASLTSNQPWRPAFKSSTALKMILNDSFFSYSNKNIRHLLDYVGSSLTNNENIVNFGDFVITASVDSERRAHFDVCIVLDVGRYQTRPKLQRICSINPVFQKGNKFKIADFDLHSIKIDRRKAIMDLALQAGTTRVIYIIDPELNPALHEAIYKINMAS
- a CDS encoding LIC10362 family protein, which codes for MWLLIIHALALFTFVLLYAFRFRKLVPNPEQNILLQIQAATKDWKSTHHLVLLISFALFLLLPLTLGFTFYLKTDANVVVVIVWIIWAYNWSKYTFWRE
- a CDS encoding adenylate/guanylate cyclase domain-containing protein — translated: MFHSLVKAIRSVYCIRDQFPRYMSELLFQEEQMGALFAVRFRYVIGVALLASAIANLSNIDSVFGYLTNFVAITFYFINTFVHSQILKKSKGHWKTKYDYISLFIDNLLISITIFNWYILKGQGNPNFLVKTPLVVFYLLPLSLCLFQYRFSLVNFSFVCFLISYYGFILFTLVDSHSVIGYDWHQYVLGNEIILSDALVSKPAVYLILVFAISYAIFRSLRMLLKFASAESQKITLSRYFSPDLVAEIVSEPEVIAKGKRQKVTVLFSDIRGFTQFSEPMDPEELSIFLTEFRRRMVRAIFQYKGSLDKFIGDAVMATFGTPSASETEGEDSKNAVLAAKSMLNELDQWNQERVAEGLKEIKIGIGIHTGEVFCGSIGSEDRMEYTVIGDTVNTASRIESACKDLGVSFLISEAVWMETGSPVGWDKKESVTLPGREQKINLYAPNMA